The DNA region TCAATGCATCGTATTACTATTATATTATCCGGCTGAATTAGATCTCCTCCGGCTCCGGGAGAAAGAAAAGTCCAGCAAGCACAAGGAGAAGCAGCAGCTGCCAGGGTTTTATATTTTTCCTGAAACCGTTGAGGCCTGCACGATCGAGCAACGGGGACGGCCTAGGAGGACATCACGAGGGGTGGACCGTGTCCTTCCATCATCTTCTTTTCCGTGCGCCCCCTCTCCTTCCATTCCAAGTCCAAGTCATGTGGATCCGTAGTGCTGCACGTACCCTGCCTGTTCAGACAAGGTAGTCGCATGGATCGTCCTCGTCTTCAATCTAATCGTGGACGGCATCCTCTGGAGTTAGGACGGTTATTATTAGTGCCTTGAACACGTACTTGCGTTGCTTGTCTTTGGCTTGGCTACCTGATTAATCCCAAGCTGCAATGCAAGCAAGCGCGCTGTTGTACTTCTGGTGGCAGTCGAATCCTACTGACCACGAACATTGCTCCCCAGAGCTTCAGGACAAGTAAACAAGTATCCACTAAGGGTTTGTTTGGATCCAGCGGCTACACGAGCAAAAGGATTTGATCGTCCCTCGCAACCAGCTCCATTCGCTACGGCGGCTGTCGCGATGTGTTTCGGGACGCGGGAGTGCGTACGAGCGTGGGGCAGCCGTCAGGCAACCGCAACCGTCCGGCACCTCCGATCTGCCGCCATGTGCATACGAGTGCACATGACATGTTTGTTACTACATACATGTCCAGGCGTGTCCGAATTCGGGGAAGAAACGCACGGAGCTTTCGAGGCCCCAGAGGCCCAGACACAGATACGATACTGGTCGTTGATCGCCTGATCGCTAAGCTAAGAATCTTCAGGCCCAGCTAGCGTGCTCGCCAGCTGATCACGTAGTATCAGTCGACGACGCCACGCTCAAAGCAGCAACGTCTACGAGGACCAAAGCTTGAGCACGTTTGCTCAAAAACGGGCGGCAACTTTCGGACCCTCCTTTtcacaaaaacaaaaaaaaagaaaagaaaacgcCGACGCGCGTTCGTTGCAACGACTCCTCCGGTCCCTAGTCATGGCTCTTTCGGTTCATGCTTGGATGGCAGGATGATGTCTGCGAGtgtttcttttttaaaaaaaaagggcGGTGCAAATGTGGCTGACAAAACACTGGCTTTGGGGTGCTGGCTAATGCTCCGTTCCAACTTTGAATCTCCCGCCTATCAAAAAAAAAACCTTTGAATCTCCCGGGTTAATGATCTGCTCCACTACGAGAAATTTAAACTAGGAGCGAGGGACGGGTCGCTCTCGCAAGGATGaaggggaaaaaggaaagaagtcGGGTCGCTATCCCATTCCCATCCTATCCAGAGCGACGCCACTACCGATCGAAGAACAGGTACTCCCTACTAGAGGAAAGGGAAACCGGGGCCATGCTCTTCCGGTATTGGGAGTCAAGAACAGGGCTGTAGGCAGGGTCGGCGACGCACGTCTCGTTGTTGGTTTGCGACCCGACGTGGCCCAACCCTGCTGCCGGAACAAGAACATGCTGCTGCCAATGGAATGATAAGGTCAGACAGCAGCCAAACCTGTCAGTCTGATCAACATAATTCAGTACCTGATATGAAACAGTCAAAGTGCAAACTATCAAGGCCCTGATCACAGTAGCCGCAACGTATAGGGAATCCAAACTTGATCACGTTTTATGTGTGTCTTGAACCCATCCAAGCACACATTTATATGCACGTGACTTTTTTCAAAGATAACCAAACCTCTGTATACCGGTTTGGTTTCTGCACGCAGAAACCCGTATGGCATTTAGCCATGAAAAGTTGTAAAAGATACCGGCGGGCAGCATGGGAGTCTAGGAGATGGAATAAAACAAGGTTCGTACTTCGGAATGGTTGCAAACCTGAGTGGATAGCGTACGTCTGTATCCAGCATCGGCTGCATCCCTGTCATTATCTTTTTCCTGGAGTAATTTGATTAGGTGCAACTGATCTTGAGAACTGCAATAATCTGATATTCCAGTTCTGCACAGACATAATCTGATATTCAAGGTTAATGTAAAGATGGCTGCACTATACCTATACTATACTATTCATCGTATTGCAAGATACCTGGATTAGAAAAAAGTACCTTATCAAAAGGGGATATTTTGGTAGATAGTCACTGTTTTCCTTCAAGGAAACGCGCAAAAATAGCAAACAGCGCCGTGATGTTTCTAATACGATAGAACAAGTTTTTATGAGACAGATTTCGCAATATTTCATAGACAAGAAAAGGTGCCATTCAATAAGCAATGGCTAATACTTAAAAAGAAAACACCAATGCCCTCCGTGTCTCAACTCTCAAACAACAATGCCGAGTAAGGAAAGCTATACGACCAGATAGAACTTCGATTATATTTCAGTACAGCAGGACAAAATCTTGGACAGCGACATAGTTGTACCACCAAAAACACAGCTATACTTTTTTAGCAAGGGTCCGCTGTTTTGTGCCATGCTCCACAACTTTCTCTTCGACATGCAGTCCTTTCCTTCGCCTAACAGAATTCATAAGCTTCTTAGCCAAGTTTGGCCCAATGCTTGAACCATCTCCATGTTCTTCAAGCTCATCCTGCGTCCTTGGGACAAATAAGGGGTCCTCAGCAATAGTTTCCCAGTGGCTAAGAACGAGCAGAGCACTAGCTGAACCTGCAGTTAAACTCCTAAGTTCATTCGAAAATCCAACGCTCTCAGCAACTGGCAAGTAAGCGTGCACTGTGAACAATGAGGTTCCTTCATGCATCTCATCGTTCAGAATCCTTGCTCGCCTCTTATTAAGAACTGCATATGTTGGATGACTTTGATCCATTGGCGCGGTCAATTCACAGAAGTACATTGCCTCAACAAGCCGTGGCTTGTTCTGAAGAACAGCTGCTCGGCATGCTTCTTTAACCGCAGTGATTACTTGACCACTGAAAATGCTGTATTGATCAGAGTGATTAGCAGCATCAGAGCCATCAGCAAATATGTAAGGCTCAACAATAAACGCCAGACCCCACATAGGTTCGTCGCACAAAGGCCCAGCATTTGCGGCAATCTGGAAACCTGAGACAATGCTGTTCCTTAGTGACATAGACTCTAGATGCAATGATTCAGGAGCATCTGCTGCTGATTCACCGTTGTCAAGATTGCTGTTATCTTTGGCATCAGATTCCTTCACAAACCCCAATCTCTCAGAGACATGAGATCTACCATTCACAAGTATACCTTGCCTTCCATCTTGGATGGTTATCACAGCATCACTTGATTTTGCATCAGGCGAGATAAGGAGATTTGGACCAACCTGCCAAGGACCTAGTGACCAGATTCTTTCAAGGTATCCAAGCCATGTCTTTCTATACCTGTCAAGTTTTTCTTTATCCACTTCCTCAGAAATTGCTTCTAAATCACTGTCTATGGCATCGATCATACGCTGCCTAAGCATCGCAGCAGAATCACCATCATCTTGAGAAAGCCTTGGATCCAAGACACCATCCCTTTTTGCTGTTTTCCCCTCAATTATTTGACCAAGCAATTGTTCACTTTCCTCAAGGACCTTAGTTAGAGCATTGGGAAGCCTCAAGACCTGAACTCGCATAGTGCATCTCCCATTTGGAGTGGTCCTCTCAGCAAATTCCTGTGGGGCCTTCAACCTCTCAACTAAACCAACACCTTCTCCTTCAATTGTCTCTTTGAAGGAAACTAGGGGGTCTGAGACCACCAATTTAACCTTTGCAAATCTTTCCACCAAATCCTTTATGCACCGTTCTAAATGTATCTCACCTGCGGCAGAAAGGACATGCTCACCCCTCTGTGTAACAGTATACTCCACAAATGGGTCTGCCCGGTTAAGAAGCTTGAGCCCTTTAACAAGAGCTCCCAGATCAGCTGGATGTGAAGGCTCAATTGCAACCTTGAGCATCGGAGACACCTGGAACATCATACTTGAGAAGGGCCAGCAACTCTTTGTGGATGACAATGTGGCGCTCTTCAATATATGCTGCCCAAGGCCCTGAATTGCGACAACATTCCCAGCACCCACACTGGCAACTGGCTTCAGGCCCTGTCCAAGCATCTCATACAAGTATTGCAGCTCCACCTCCTGCACATGCTTCTGCACTGCCTCCCCTTTCACTGGATCATACAATGGCAATAGCACAAAGACCTTCTGACCAGCACGAAGGATCCCACTGAAGACCCTCGCAAATGCCATAAAGCACTCCTCTGATTCACTGTCACCATGGTGGTTCAACAGTTCCCCATTCACTCCCTTCAATGGCAACATCTTATATGGCACAGTAAACATCTTTGACACATAAACTACAACCGGCGCATCTATACTCACATCACAGGCCTCGACACACCTCCGCACCCTCTCTGCCTCCGCAACGACCTCAGGGCAACCAGCAGCATCTTCTGGTGTAACTTCCCTCTTTGGCATAAGCCGTGCAACCCTGACCCCTTGAGCAGCAACAGGGTCGGGTGTGCACTCCACCACCATATCCATCACAGCATCTGCCAGCGGCAGCCACCGGCTCATCACGGACTGTAGCACCGCCTTCGGATCTTTGTTCTTCAGCTCCCGTTCTGGAATTTTCAGTTGGAAGTTCTCTACCAATTTCTTCACCCCCTTACTCTCGCCACCATCCTTCAGCACCAGCTCATACATCTTCCACAGGGCACTCAGCACAAACTCCACGAACATTGGCTGTGGGTCTGCGCTCTTGATGGCTTTCTTACCCACAACCTTCCCCGTCTTCTTATCAAGATATCTCGGGCCCCACAATCCTCTCAGGAAGGCGGATGGATTGACTCCGACCTTTCTGGCGTAGAGCTCGGCGAACTGTTGGGGGCGGAAGCCCCAGCCATCGAGTGCGCAGGTGAAGACGACATTGCCCTTGAGGGGCTGGAACGCGTCCTCATTGTCATCGTCGTCTTCGAAGTCCTCTGGAAGATCGTcagtggaggaggagctggtggAGGGGTTGTCCTCGAGGGCGGAGAGGAGAGAGAAGTAGGAATGCGAGCGCAGCGCTGAGTAGATGGAGTTGACGTCGGAGACGATACGGTGGAGGCGAGCATACGCCTCGTCGGGGGTGAGGCTGAGCTCGGTGATGAGGCGGTCGATCTTGTTGAGCACGAGGCAGGGCCGGAGGCGCTCGACGAAGGCCTGGCGCAGCGCGGCATGCGTCTGGATGTGCACCCCCTCGACGGCGTCGACGAGGATGAGCGCCGAGTCGGAGAggcgcgcggcggaggagaCCTCGGAGCAGAAGTCGATGTGGCCCGGGGAGTCGATGAGGCTGACGCGGTGCCCGGCCCGGGAGCGgagcgcgacggcggcggactTCATGGTGATGGCCCGGCGCTGCTCCTCGTCGAGGTAGTCCATGAAGCGGAGCCGGCCGGCGAGCTTCGGGTGGAGGAGCCCGTCCCCGCAGGACGCCACCAGGTGGTCCGCCAGCGTGGTCTTGCCGTGGTCCACGTGCGCGAGGATGCACGTGTTGCGGACGCGGCGCGGGTCCGCTGCCTCGTCggccctctccgccgccgccattgccgcggTGGTTAGGGTTTGGGCTTGGGGAGTTTTGGGTGGGGAAGGAAGACGGCGAATGTTCCGGACGGAGGAGAAGTTTTGGAGGAAAATGCTTGGGCCTTGGGGCCGGCCGTCCCTTCGAAAATGAGAGAAGGTGTTGGGCCGGTCGTCCCTTTCTCCGTTCGCTGCGTAGCGGTCAAGAAAGCTATTTGCACCGTTGGATCTGCGGTCCAGTTGAGCTCCTGCCGTCGAAATAGACGAAGCGAAAACCACGCTGGATTTGTGGCAAGGAACTCCGGCGCAGAAACTTGGCACCCACGCGGCGTTAACAAAAAAAATTCAAACCAGAAACTTGGCACCTACGAAAGTCTTTTCATGTAGATCTTTGGCCAATTTCAGCTCGTTCTCTCTAGTTGAACATGTCTAgtgatttttttctttttttgtgtGCTAAGGAAAGATGCCAGTACATGGGACTATAAGTAATACagatgcaagttatatatattttaaaTTATTGGATCGATTCAAAAGttgataaaataaattatatTGGCATTCTGCGTAAATAATTTGGAAGGAGAAATAAATTATAGTGACGTACCATTATAATTAATTTGCTGATCCAAAAAATACTACGTATATGGCCAGTTTCATCAGTAGCGATATCAGAAGCTACAAACTTAGACATCGGTACCCAAAGTGAACATCAAAATCTACATAGCTAATTGCATTTGAAGTTTAATCATGAACAATCAAAATCACAGGGTAGCATGTGCGCAAGCACGACTTCTGCATAGGATTCTGCCCGTGACCGATATCTGAACTGCACAGATCATAAAAGGAACACCACCGATATATTATGTATGTGTGTGCAACACTTAATTACCAAACACATATGTGGTTCAACGAGGCATGGGTTTTATGCCACACAAGAGTAACCGGATAGTCTATATATGACTCTATAATATGCTCCCTATGGAGCCAGCAAAATTGACAGAGTCTACTCCAAACATGTCATGCACCAAACACAGGGCAGACGACTGTACGTCTATACGAAACTGATATGCTAAAGGGATTAATCCAATGCGAGTACTAGCAAGCCACCAGAAAAGAATCTCTTCGACGACACTAAAATTAACTAGGGACTGACCAAACCAGCAAACCTCAAGTGGCTAGGAACTACGCAACCAAGAATCTCAAGTGAGTtcctattcttcttcctcctcctccttttttttttttgctttcttttcctttttgctGTATGTATGTTGCGTGCTGCCTCTTCGTTATCTGTTCACCGAGGCCGAGTAAAAGCCGAAGACTGCTTGCGGATGTGGAGGGACTAGGGAGGTGATGAAGTTGAGGTAGGAGCAGCTCAGCAGTAGGAGGGAGTAGCCAGGGCCAGTTCGGTGCCCACCACACCGATCCCGCCGGCGTCTGCATTGAACAGGGCCCTCTTCCCCTCCAGCAGGCTGGCGCCGCAGGCCCCGGGCGACGAGGGCGGGGTGTCCTGTAGGCCATGATCAATTGAACATGAATCAGATTGCAGGTGCCTTGATCCGTTAACTACCAGTGCTTACAGGCAACAATCGAACAGCAAGGACTAACCAACTGTCAGAGAATGATGCTGCAGAGTGCAGACTAAGaaccagaggaggaggaggcagtgCAAGCAAGTGGACTCACCACATGAAGTCGAGTCAGGCCGGAGAATTGCAGCAGCTTTTGAGGACTAAacccggcagcggcggcggcggcggcggcagcagctgtGCCGAACAGCTTTTGCGGCTGCAGGGGCGACCTCGGGCTGGGCAGGGACAGCTGCAGCTTggccgctgcggcggcggcgttggtgGACGACGCAGAGGGCGGCGTGGAGAAGACGCCGCCGAGCATCAGGTGCTCGTCCCGGCCCGaccacgccgtcgccgccgccgccgccgcagcctcaACTGCCGGGGCTCGCGACGACCGCGGGAGCCCCGGCCCGGCGCTACTGGGGCAGCTGGTGCCGCGAGGGATCCCCGGGCCtggcgtggcggcggccgggcagCTGCTGCTGACGCCCCCGCTGATGGTCGTGCCGGACGCCATGCTGGGCCACAGGAACGTGCCCTGTGGCTTGCAGACGCGGAAGCTGCTCTTCCTCGCCGACCTGTCCGGGCCGCCTTGGATGACGGTGCCGTCGGCCCGCGGGGTCATCTGGTCACCGGAAGCGAGGTACACTGCTGCTGTGCGGGGAGCAGCTTCTTGATCCTCATCGCTGGGAGCCAGTCCCAGCTGACGAGCTGTTTCCGTCGTCAGCGCCATCACAAAGTGATCCTGCACCATCCAATTGGCACTCATGGATAAGGATAATGGCAAATATATGTTTGCACAGGCTTAGCATAATCAACAAAGAAGAGTACATTGCCGTGCAAAGAAGGTACCTTGAAAGAAAGGAGCGAGCTGGAGAGATGGGTAATCTGCGCCTCTAACTTATCATTCTTGTCAGCTATATGCTCGTACTTGTCCTTAAATTAGACAAAGTGAGTCAGGAACTGTATTAAGAGCGGCACAGAGCTAACAGAGCAGAATGTGCAGAGAACTGGACCTAAAAAGCATCCAGGCTTAATAGAAATAACAGTGCAATACATGTTACAGGTGAAGAAGACAATGTCATGGCCGAATTCATGAATGTACCTTGAAGGATAACACCTCCTTCTTCAGCTCATCATTCACCTGAACCATATTATCGCAGATATCCTGAAATAAGAGCAAGATCATTTCTGTAAATGCAGCAAGCAAAGCTAGCAAAGTCACTGCTTCACCATGAAGTATTCCAGGCATCTACTGAAAGTCCGAAACAGGTTCAAAAATGGGGATCACTAAAGACAATTAGCAGGCATGGTGTCTCAATTTTAATTTTGTTTGAAATTAACTGCCAGATTTCTTTTTTTCAAGCAAAGAAAGTTTGTTGCATGCATGTACTTACCTTCAAAGAGAACACCTGCTTTTCTAGCTTTTCGTTAGCCCTCACAACACTCTGGTACTTCTCCTGACAAACAAATTGAATAACTTTCATCAGTTCATTCAAAATGGGCATGCAAAAATAAGTTTTTGTTAGTTCCTCAATAGAACAAGTGCAGggtaaaaaaagagagaaagtgCAGTTTCAAGTTTTTTTATAAGTGTAGAGTTGCGCGTGTGTATTCATAGAGGTAGAGTTGCATGCGTGTATTTATAGGGGTGAATGTACCTACATCTATATTGTGTTTCGAAAAAAAAAGTTTTCATGCTGTTCAGATCATGGACATCAGTACAACCTGGCTTCAGAGACTGGAAAAGTAGTTGATAGCAACCATATCGAAACATCAGACTCTGAACCAAGACTAGCAAGCTAGCacttcaaaaaagaaaagaattcCCATTAATAGACGAAAATGCTGCCCATGAGAAGTCAGCTTGCACAAACCAAATATACAGAAACTTGGCAAAGCTGTAAATGCCTATGTTTCCTTTTTCAAATGAAGACGAAAATGCATATCCAAATATACAGAAACTTGCACATTAATGCAATTAACAGATTCTTCTCAGTTCAAAATCAGAAGAAATAGCAAAATGGCA from Panicum hallii strain FIL2 chromosome 9, PHallii_v3.1, whole genome shotgun sequence includes:
- the LOC112874544 gene encoding elongation factor-like GTPase 1; protein product: MAAAERADEAADPRRVRNTCILAHVDHGKTTLADHLVASCGDGLLHPKLAGRLRFMDYLDEEQRRAITMKSAAVALRSRAGHRVSLIDSPGHIDFCSEVSSAARLSDSALILVDAVEGVHIQTHAALRQAFVERLRPCLVLNKIDRLITELSLTPDEAYARLHRIVSDVNSIYSALRSHSYFSLLSALEDNPSTSSSSTDDLPEDFEDDDDNEDAFQPLKGNVVFTCALDGWGFRPQQFAELYARKVGVNPSAFLRGLWGPRYLDKKTGKVVGKKAIKSADPQPMFVEFVLSALWKMYELVLKDGGESKGVKKLVENFQLKIPERELKNKDPKAVLQSVMSRWLPLADAVMDMVVECTPDPVAAQGVRVARLMPKREVTPEDAAGCPEVVAEAERVRRCVEACDVSIDAPVVVYVSKMFTVPYKMLPLKGVNGELLNHHGDSESEECFMAFARVFSGILRAGQKVFVLLPLYDPVKGEAVQKHVQEVELQYLYEMLGQGLKPVASVGAGNVVAIQGLGQHILKSATLSSTKSCWPFSSMMFQVSPMLKVAIEPSHPADLGALVKGLKLLNRADPFVEYTVTQRGEHVLSAAGEIHLERCIKDLVERFAKVKLVVSDPLVSFKETIEGEGVGLVERLKAPQEFAERTTPNGRCTMRVQVLRLPNALTKVLEESEQLLGQIIEGKTAKRDGVLDPRLSQDDGDSAAMLRQRMIDAIDSDLEAISEEVDKEKLDRYRKTWLGYLERIWSLGPWQVGPNLLISPDAKSSDAVITIQDGRQGILVNGRSHVSERLGFVKESDAKDNSNLDNGESAADAPESLHLESMSLRNSIVSGFQIAANAGPLCDEPMWGLAFIVEPYIFADGSDAANHSDQYSIFSGQVITAVKEACRAAVLQNKPRLVEAMYFCELTAPMDQSHPTYAVLNKRRARILNDEMHEGTSLFTVHAYLPVAESVGFSNELRSLTAGSASALLVLSHWETIAEDPLFVPRTQDELEEHGDGSSIGPNLAKKLMNSVRRRKGLHVEEKVVEHGTKQRTLAKKV